The Mycobacterium riyadhense sequence GCCAAGCGGCGCGGCATTACCCGCCAGGACATCGACGCATTTGGTTACGCGTCCCAGGCCAAGGCAAAGCGAGCTTGGGACGAGGGCCGGTTCGACCGCGAGATCTCGCCGATCGAGGCGCCGGTGCTCGACGAGCAGAAACAGCCCACCAGCGAGCGCCACATGGTCTCCCGAGACCAGGGCCTGCGCGACACCACCATCGAGGGCTTGAGCGAGCTCAAGCCGGTGCTCGAGGGCGGCATCCACACGGCGGGCACGTCATCCCAGATCTCCGACGGCGCGGCAGCCGTGCTGTGGATGGACGCGGACAAGGCCAGGGCCCTTGGCTTTAAGCCGCGGGCCCGAATCGTCGCCCAGGCACTCGTCGGAGCCGAGCCCTACTACCATCTGGACGGCCCGGTGCAGTCGACGGCGCGGGTGCTGGAGAAGGCCGGCATGAAGATGGGTGACGTCGACATTGTCGAGATCAACGAGGCGTTCGCGTCCGTGGTGCTGTCCTGGGCGCGGGTACACGAACCCGACATGGACAGGGTCAACGTCAACGGTGGCGCGATCGCGTTGGGCCACCCCGTGGGCGCCACCGGCAGCCGGTTGATCACCACCGCCTTGCACGAGCTGGAACGCACCAACCAAAGCACCGCGCTGATCACCATGTGCGCGGGCGGCGCGTTGTCCACCGGCACCATCATCGAACGCGTCTAACCCAAGGTGCTGGTTTCCGACGAGAGCCGCATCGCTGCGGCGCAGGCCTACATCGATGCGCTGGTCAGTCACGACGGTGACGCCGTACCGTTCGCGGCGGGGTGCACCCGAATCGAGCAGGGCGTCAAGAACGGGTTCTCCGGAAACCACCTGCGTCGCAGCCTCAATCGCGGGCCCCAGTACCGGGTCATCGCCTATACGACGCCACCGCGGTACCGCATCGTCGGCGATCAAGTGCACGCGGCCTACGACGTGTTGACCAAGGCAGCGTTCGGCCGCCGCCGGATCGCCTCGCGGGTTAACGAAACCTTCGTCATTCCCGCTCAGAGTGCCAGCGGAAAGGCCGAGATCCATCACATCAGGGTTCGCTTCCGTCCGTTCATTCAGCGCTAGGGTTACTGTTATGCCGAAATCACCACCGCGGTTTCTGAATTCGCCGCTGTCCGATTTCTTCATCAAGTGGATGTCGCGCGTCAACGCGTGGATGTACCGCCGCAACGGCGGGGAGGGCCTTGGCGGCACCTTTCAGAAGATTCCCGTCGCCCTGCTGACCACCACCGGCCGCAAGACCGGTGAGCCCCGGGTCAGCCCGTTGTACTTTCTCCGCGACGGAGACAGGGTCATCGTCGCCGCATCCAGAGGCGGTTCCGCGAAGAACCCGATGTGGTATCTCAACCTGAAGGCGAATCCCAAGGTAGGGGTGCAGATCAAAAAAGAGGTGCTCAACCTGACCGCCCGCGACGCCAGCGACGACGAACGCGCACAGTACTGGCCGAAGTTGGTGGACATGTACCCCTCCTATGAGGACTACCAGTCCTGGACCGACCGGACGATCCCGATCGTCGTCTGCGAGCCCTAACTCGCCGGACGTGCAAGCACTGCGAAAGTACGTGCACGTTCGGCGAATCGGCTACGCCCCGTAAACCGGGACCGGCTTGCGTGACTTGGCTAGCAAATCGGTGACGACAGGCCCCAACTCGGCCGGATCCCATTTCGCGCCCTTGTCGATCTGTGGGCCATGCGCCCAGCCCTCGGCGACCCGGATCAGACCGCCTTCGACCTCGAATACCTTGCCCGTGACGTCACGAGATTCGGTGCTGCCGAGCCACACAACCAGCGGAGAGACGTTTTCCGGCGCCATCGCGTCGAATCCGCCGTCTTCGGGTGCAGCCATGGTCTCGGCGAACACCGCTTCGGTCATCCGGGTGCGGGCCGCCGGCGCGATGGCGTTGACGGTGATTCCATAGCGTCCCAATTCGGCGGCGCCGACCAGGGTCAGCGCGGCGATGCCGGCCTTGGCCGCCGAATAGTTACCCTGTCCGACGCTGCCCTGCAGTCCAGCGGCCGAGCTGGTGTTGATGACCCGGGCGTTGAGCTCGTCCACACCGGCCGCACCGGACTTGACCTCGCGCCGCCAGTACCCGGCGGCGTGGCGCAGTGTCGCGAAGTGTCCCTTGAGGTGAACGCGGATGACCGCGTCCCATTCACTTTCGCTGGTGTTGGCCAACATTCGGTCGCGGATGAAACCGGCGTTGTTCACCAGCACGTCGAGGCGCCCGAAGGTCTTGGTTGCCGTCTCGATCAGGCTCTCGGCGCCCGACCAGTCCGCGATATCGTCGCCGTTCGCGATAGCCTCCCCGCCGGCCGCGGTGATCTCATCGACCACCTGCTGTGCCGGGCTTTCGCCGGCGGACCCGTCCAGCCCCACACCGATGTCGTTGACCACCACGCGCGCCCCCTCCGCGGCGAAGGCCAAGGCGTGCGCGCGGCCAATGCCGCGGCCCGCTCCGGTGACGATGACCACCCGGCCGTCGACCAAGCCCATTCCCAGTTCTCCTTTCGTTATTTGTTGGCACTCGAGGCAGCCAGATACGGCGGCGGCTCACCCCCACCGTGCACCTCTAGCGTGGCCCCGCTGATGTATGAGGCCACGTCGGAGGCCAAAAACGCTGCGGCCCAGCCAATATCGGTGGGTTTGGCCAAGCGGCCCAACGGCACGGTGGCAGCGACCCGGGCGATCGACTCGGCGTCACCGTAGAAGAGTTCGGACTGTTCGGTTTCCACCATGCCGACCACCACCGCGTTGACCCGGATCTTGGGCGCCCATTCGACCGCAAGTGTGGTCGTGAGGTTTTCGAAGCCGGCCTTGGCCACACCGTAGGCGGCCGTGCCGGGGGTGGGCCGGCGACCGCTGACGCTGCAAATGTTGACAATCGAGCCGCCGCCCGGCTGTTCTTGCATCAGTGCGTACGAGTGCTGTGAAACCAGCAGCGGCGCAAGCACATTCAGCTCCACGATCTTGCGATGAAAATTGTGTGTGGCCTCGGCGGCCAGGGCGTACGGCGATCCGCCGGCGTTGTTGACCAACACGTCAAGACGACCATGCCGCTCCCGAATCGTGCCAATCAGCTGCTTGACCGAATCCTCGTCGCGGATGTCGCAGGCATGGAATTCATACGGCAATCCGTCGACAGCTCGTCTGGCGCAAGTAATTACCGTCGCGCCCTGCTCGGCGAAGACCGAGCTAATGCCGACACCCACCCCGCGAACTCCGCCGGTCACCAATACCACTCGTCCCGTGAGCCCAAGATTGATGGCTTCTCCGGATAGGGGGTCTGATCCCGCGCAGATCACTGTGGTAGTGTACCAAGCAAGTGCTTGCTTCGGTAGTCGATCCGTCTATAGGGAAGTGCCATGACGATCACGTCCACCAATCCCGAACCGGGCATAGTCGCGGTCACCGTCGACTACCCGCCCGTCAACGCCATCCCCTCAAGGGGATGGTTCGAACTCGCCGACGCCGTGACCGCGGCAGGCGCCAACCCCGATACCCGCGCGGTGATCCTGCGGGCCGAGGGCCGCGGCTTCAACGCCGGCGTAGACATCAAAGAGATGCAACGTACTCAAGGGTTTACGGCCCTTATCGACGCGAACCGCGGCTGCTTCGCGGCCTTCAAAGCGGTCTACGAATGCGCGGTTCCGGTGGTCGCCGCGGTGAACGGATTCTGCGTCGGCGGCGGCATCGGGCTCGTCGGAAACGCCGACGTGATCGTGGCCTCCGACGACGCCACCTTTGGACTTCCGGAGGTGGAACGCGGCGCACTCGGCGCGGCAACGCACCTATCGAGGCTAGTGCCGCAGCACATGATGCGACGGCTGTTCTTCACCGCCGCCACCGTGGACGCCGCCACGCTGCAGCAGTTCGGCTCGGTGCACGAGGTGGTGCCCCGCGACCAACTCAACGAGGCCGCCCTTAAAGTGGCGCGCGACATCGCAGCCAAGGACACCCGGGTCATCCGGGCCGCCAAGGAGGCGCTCAACTTCATCGATCTGCAACGCGTCAATGCGAGTTACCGCATGGAGCAAGGCTTTACGTTCGAGCTCAACCTCGCCGGGGTCGCCGACGAGCACCGCGACGCATTCGTGAAGAAGTCATAATGACCAATAAGCTGACCACCCTCGACGAGGCCGTTGCCCAATTACGATCCGGCATGACCATCGGCATCGCCGGCTGGGGATCTCGGCGCAAGCCCATGGCCTTCGTGCGGGCCATCCTGCGGACCAAGCTCACCGATCTGACCATTGTTACCTACGGCGGACCCGACCTTGGGTTGCTGTGCTCGGCCGGCAAGGTTAAGCGCGTCTACTACGGGTTCGTCTCGCTGGACTCGCCGCCCTTCTACGACCCGTGGTTCGCCAAGGCTCGTACCACCGGGGCGATCGAGGCCCGGGAGATGGACGAAGGCATGCTGCGCTGCGGCCTGCAGGCGGCGGCACAGCGACTGCCGTTCCTGCCCATTCGCGCCGGGCTAGGTAGCTCGGTGCTCGACTTCTGGGACGGCGAACTGCAGACCGTAACGTCGCCGTACCCAACCGACGGCGGCCACGAGACACTGATCGCCATGCCGGCACTGCGGCTCGACGCCGCTTTCGCCCACCTCAATCTTGGTGATGCACAAGGAAATGCCGCATATACCGGCATCGACCCCTACTTCGACGACCTCTTCTTGATGGCCGCCGAGAAACGTTTCCTCTCGGTGGAGCGTGTCGTGTCGACCGAGGAACTGGTCAAGGCGGTGCCACCACAAGCCCTGCTCATCAATAGGATGATGGTCGACGCGGTCGTGGAGGCGCCGGGCGGTGCCCACTTCACCACCGCCGCACCGGATTACGGGCGTGACGAGAAGTTCCAGCGGCACTACGCCGAGGCCGCGTCAACCGAGGAAGGCTGGCAGCGGTTCGTCCAGACCTACTTGGCCGGCGGCGAGGACGACTACCAGGCGGCC is a genomic window containing:
- a CDS encoding steroid 3-ketoacyl-CoA thiolase, translated to MGNPVIVEATRSPIGKRNGWLSGLHATELLGAVQKALVEKAGINAGDVEQVIGGCVTQFAEQSNNISRVAWLTAGLPEHVGATTVDCQCGSSQQANHLVAGLIATGAIDIGIACGIEAMSRVGLGANAGPDRSAIRPQSWDIDLPNQFEAAERIAKRRGITRQDIDAFGYASQAKAKRAWDEGRFDREISPIEAPVLDEQKQPTSERHMVSRDQGLRDTTIEGLSELKPVLEGGIHTAGTSSQISDGAAAVLWMDADKARALGFKPRARIVAQALVGAEPYYHLDGPVQSTARVLEKAGMKMGDVDIVEINEAFASVVLSWARVHEPDMDRVNVNGGAIALGHPVGATGSRLITTALHELERTNQSTALITMCAGGALSTGTIIERV
- a CDS encoding nitroreductase family deazaflavin-dependent oxidoreductase, encoding MPKSPPRFLNSPLSDFFIKWMSRVNAWMYRRNGGEGLGGTFQKIPVALLTTTGRKTGEPRVSPLYFLRDGDRVIVAASRGGSAKNPMWYLNLKANPKVGVQIKKEVLNLTARDASDDERAQYWPKLVDMYPSYEDYQSWTDRTIPIVVCEP
- a CDS encoding SDR family oxidoreductase, translating into MGLVDGRVVIVTGAGRGIGRAHALAFAAEGARVVVNDIGVGLDGSAGESPAQQVVDEITAAGGEAIANGDDIADWSGAESLIETATKTFGRLDVLVNNAGFIRDRMLANTSESEWDAVIRVHLKGHFATLRHAAGYWRREVKSGAAGVDELNARVINTSSAAGLQGSVGQGNYSAAKAGIAALTLVGAAELGRYGITVNAIAPAARTRMTEAVFAETMAAPEDGGFDAMAPENVSPLVVWLGSTESRDVTGKVFEVEGGLIRVAEGWAHGPQIDKGAKWDPAELGPVVTDLLAKSRKPVPVYGA
- a CDS encoding SDR family oxidoreductase, producing MCAGSDPLSGEAINLGLTGRVVLVTGGVRGVGVGISSVFAEQGATVITCARRAVDGLPYEFHACDIRDEDSVKQLIGTIRERHGRLDVLVNNAGGSPYALAAEATHNFHRKIVELNVLAPLLVSQHSYALMQEQPGGGSIVNICSVSGRRPTPGTAAYGVAKAGFENLTTTLAVEWAPKIRVNAVVVGMVETEQSELFYGDAESIARVAATVPLGRLAKPTDIGWAAAFLASDVASYISGATLEVHGGGEPPPYLAASSANK
- the echA20 gene encoding (7aS)-7a-methyl-1,5-dioxo-2,3,5,6,7,7a-hexahydro-1H-indene-carboxyl-CoA hydrolase, coding for MTITSTNPEPGIVAVTVDYPPVNAIPSRGWFELADAVTAAGANPDTRAVILRAEGRGFNAGVDIKEMQRTQGFTALIDANRGCFAAFKAVYECAVPVVAAVNGFCVGGGIGLVGNADVIVASDDATFGLPEVERGALGAATHLSRLVPQHMMRRLFFTAATVDAATLQQFGSVHEVVPRDQLNEAALKVARDIAAKDTRVIRAAKEALNFIDLQRVNASYRMEQGFTFELNLAGVADEHRDAFVKKS
- the ipdA gene encoding cholesterol ring-cleaving hydrolase subunit IpdA, with the translated sequence MTNKLTTLDEAVAQLRSGMTIGIAGWGSRRKPMAFVRAILRTKLTDLTIVTYGGPDLGLLCSAGKVKRVYYGFVSLDSPPFYDPWFAKARTTGAIEAREMDEGMLRCGLQAAAQRLPFLPIRAGLGSSVLDFWDGELQTVTSPYPTDGGHETLIAMPALRLDAAFAHLNLGDAQGNAAYTGIDPYFDDLFLMAAEKRFLSVERVVSTEELVKAVPPQALLINRMMVDAVVEAPGGAHFTTAAPDYGRDEKFQRHYAEAASTEEGWQRFVQTYLAGGEDDYQAAMRAFAEEA